In the Methanobacterium sp. genome, ATCCTTAATTTTAAAAGAAAAAGGACCCAAAGTTGTCTACTCCAGAGATTTAAGTTCAACCCACGAAGCAGTGAAATCTGCATATGACACTATTCCTCTTTTAAAATTAAAAGAAGGAGAAGAAGTTGAACTTGAAGCAACAGCAAACCTTGGAACAGGACTTGAACATGCAAAATGGCAACCAACAGTCACATGTGCATATCAGTATTATCCTTTAATAACAGTTGATGAAAACTGTGAAGCATGCATGGAATGCGTTGAAGAATGTCCAAGAGACGTGATCCAGTACAATGAAGAGGAGAAAAAAATCATTATTACTGATATTGAAAAATGTTCCATGTGCAGAACATGCATGAGGATTTGCAAACAGAATACAATACACGTGGATTACTGTGAAGGTAAATACATATTTAAAATTGAAACAGACGGATCATTAGCTCCTGAAGTTGTTTTAGAGAATGCATGCGATATTTTAAATGATAAATCAGAAAGAATCATCGCATTTTGTAAGGGAGGAAGTAAGTAATGAAACTCACCAAAACAAATCCAAAATTCATAGAACTTATAGGAAATCTTAAAGAAAAATCCTACATAGAAAATGTCAAAATATGGAAAGACATCGCAAAAAGACTTGAAAGACCAAAGAGAAGGTATGCAGAAGTCAACATTTCAAAGATAAACAGATACTCATCTTCAGATGAAACCATTTTAGTTCCAGGGAAAATCCTTGGAAGCGGCAAGCTGGATCACAAAGTCAACGTGGTGGCACTGGGCTTTTCTAAAAAAGCAGAAG is a window encoding:
- a CDS encoding DNA-directed RNA polymerase subunit D, with the translated sequence MDIHVKEKNGNQLTFIIEGVDVSFVNAIRRICTVEVPTMAIETVSIFKNDSKLFDEVLAQRLGLVPLETDIDAFVPASECDCENNDCTSCSVSLILKEKGPKVVYSRDLSSTHEAVKSAYDTIPLLKLKEGEEVELEATANLGTGLEHAKWQPTVTCAYQYYPLITVDENCEACMECVEECPRDVIQYNEEEKKIIITDIEKCSMCRTCMRICKQNTIHVDYCEGKYIFKIETDGSLAPEVVLENACDILNDKSERIIAFCKGGSK
- a CDS encoding 50S ribosomal protein L18e; translation: MKLTKTNPKFIELIGNLKEKSYIENVKIWKDIAKRLERPKRRYAEVNISKINRYSSSDETILVPGKILGSGKLDHKVNVVALGFSKKAEEKIGAAGGKCLNITEILDENPKGSKIRIIE